From the genome of Bordetella sp. H567, one region includes:
- a CDS encoding DUF2182 domain-containing protein encodes MCSTDKPGRGRWLPYPAPPGSRPHRRVFLPVLLALAALSWATLWAWARSPYGRYLEHDDWTTTGSAAFLCRTIPGGEVLVPIVLYAAAWVLMIAAMMLPTILPLLALFDRLTAGRRDHGRLLILLGVGYMAAWAAFGALSQGLHAGLLSLLASTPALAWNGWLIGVACVALAGAFQFSPLKYRCLDKCRAPLGFIMRHWRGGSPARHAFVLGAHHGLYCVGCCWALMLVMFAVGMGSLGWMLVLATAMAIEKNLPWGRRISAPLGVALMGWAVAMAANGIANGV; translated from the coding sequence TTGTGTTCGACGGATAAGCCCGGCCGCGGGCGCTGGCTACCGTACCCGGCGCCGCCCGGCAGCCGGCCCCACCGCCGTGTCTTCCTGCCGGTCCTGCTGGCGCTGGCCGCATTATCGTGGGCAACCCTGTGGGCCTGGGCGCGCAGTCCGTATGGGCGCTACCTGGAACACGATGACTGGACGACAACGGGATCCGCGGCCTTCCTGTGTCGCACCATTCCCGGCGGCGAGGTGCTGGTCCCGATCGTCCTCTACGCCGCCGCCTGGGTGCTCATGATCGCGGCGATGATGCTGCCGACCATCCTGCCCCTGCTTGCCCTCTTCGACAGGCTGACGGCCGGACGGCGGGACCACGGCCGCCTGCTGATATTGCTGGGCGTGGGCTACATGGCCGCGTGGGCCGCATTCGGCGCGCTGTCGCAGGGTCTGCACGCGGGTTTGCTGTCGCTCCTGGCCAGCACCCCTGCGCTTGCCTGGAATGGCTGGCTGATCGGCGTCGCCTGCGTCGCCCTGGCGGGCGCATTCCAATTCAGCCCGCTCAAATACCGATGCCTGGATAAATGCCGCGCGCCGCTGGGTTTCATCATGCGGCACTGGCGCGGCGGATCGCCGGCGCGGCACGCCTTCGTGCTGGGCGCGCATCATGGCCTGTACTGCGTGGGCTGCTGCTGGGCGCTGATGCTGGTGATGTTCGCCGTCGGCATGGGCAGCCTGGGCTGGATGCTGGTATTGGCCACCGCGATGGCGATCGAAAAAAACCTGCCCTGGGGCCGCCGCATCAGCGCCCCCCTGGGCGTCGCGCTGATGGGATGGGCGGTGGCCATGGCGGCGAACGGCATCGCCAACGGGGTTTGA
- a CDS encoding DUF1326 domain-containing protein, translated as MSYHLEGRLLEVCNCKVLCPCWIGEDPDNGTCDTIVAWRIDHGTVNGVDVGGNTIAAVAHVPGNILRGNWTAAIYVDERASPEQEAALLDVYTGQLGGPVADLVQLIGEVVSVERAPIRFTVNEGKGELEIGADYYAALEPYLGATGGQTTLTDTIFSTVPGAPVFVGKAPTYRSRNKALGIDVDIKNHNALQSIFVFDG; from the coding sequence ATGAGCTATCACCTGGAAGGCCGTCTGCTGGAGGTCTGCAACTGCAAGGTCCTCTGCCCCTGCTGGATAGGCGAGGATCCCGACAACGGCACCTGCGACACCATCGTCGCGTGGCGCATAGACCATGGCACCGTCAACGGCGTGGACGTCGGCGGCAACACCATCGCGGCCGTGGCCCATGTGCCGGGCAACATCCTGCGGGGGAACTGGACAGCCGCCATCTATGTGGATGAGCGTGCTTCGCCCGAACAGGAAGCGGCCCTGCTGGATGTCTATACGGGCCAGCTCGGCGGCCCTGTCGCGGACCTGGTGCAATTGATCGGCGAGGTCGTCTCGGTGGAGCGCGCGCCCATCCGCTTCACGGTGAACGAAGGCAAAGGCGAACTGGAGATCGGCGCGGACTACTACGCCGCATTGGAGCCCTACCTGGGCGCCACCGGCGGCCAGACGACGCTGACGGACACGATATTCTCGACGGTGCCCGGCGCGCCGGTCTTCGTCGGCAAGGCGCCCACGTACCGGTCCAGGAACAAGGCGCTGGGCATCGACGTCGACATCAAGAACCATAATGCCCTGCAAAGCATCTTTGTGTTCGACGGATAA
- a CDS encoding tetratricopeptide repeat protein: MSSINSKSFAGSMLLAACLLIGGNAMAADATPDQVYQAAQAGHYREAQAMMDQILRDHPNSAKAHFVEAELLGKQGKLQQAQQELNTALRLDPSQNFARPGAVDELRTLIASGNSGSASQAQGTFGGIPWGLVLGIAGLLIVVSLVMRARRRAAYSQGPGGPYGYGATRTGPPYGVPPAGPQGGYGYPGGAAPGQGTGGMGSGIMGGLATGAAVGAGVVAGEALMNRVLHGGSAASGNTGNVVDPAASQDAGAANAQEAGYDMGGKDFGVRDANSWDGDDDTRKVSSNDGDGSSWNVGNPWDDNGSSGDGGGSWDDGGGGGGGSDDWT, encoded by the coding sequence ATGTCCTCGATAAATTCAAAATCATTCGCCGGTTCGATGCTGTTGGCCGCCTGCCTGCTGATCGGCGGCAACGCCATGGCGGCGGACGCGACGCCGGATCAGGTTTACCAGGCTGCGCAGGCGGGCCACTATCGCGAGGCACAGGCGATGATGGACCAGATCCTGCGCGATCACCCGAACAGCGCCAAGGCGCACTTCGTGGAAGCCGAATTACTGGGCAAGCAGGGCAAGCTTCAACAGGCGCAGCAGGAGTTGAATACCGCCTTGCGCCTGGACCCCAGCCAGAATTTCGCCCGTCCCGGCGCGGTGGATGAGCTTCGTACGCTGATCGCCTCGGGCAATTCGGGCAGCGCATCGCAGGCGCAGGGCACGTTCGGCGGTATCCCGTGGGGCCTGGTGCTGGGCATCGCCGGCTTGCTGATCGTCGTGTCGCTGGTCATGCGCGCGCGTCGGCGCGCCGCTTATTCGCAAGGGCCTGGCGGCCCCTACGGCTATGGCGCTACCCGCACGGGACCGCCCTACGGGGTTCCACCGGCTGGCCCGCAGGGCGGATATGGCTATCCCGGCGGCGCGGCTCCCGGCCAGGGAACGGGCGGCATGGGTTCCGGCATCATGGGCGGCCTGGCCACGGGCGCGGCCGTCGGCGCCGGCGTGGTCGCGGGCGAGGCCCTCATGAACCGCGTGCTGCATGGCGGATCGGCGGCGTCGGGCAATACCGGCAATGTCGTCGATCCCGCGGCATCGCAGGATGCCGGCGCGGCGAACGCGCAGGAGGCCGGCTACGACATGGGCGGCAAGGACTTCGGCGTGCGCGATGCCAACTCGTGGGACGGTGACGACGACACCCGCAAGGTCAGCAGCAATGACGGCGACGGGAGTTCCTGGAATGTCGGCAACCCGTGGGATGACAATGGATCCTCCGGCGATGGCGGGGGTTCCTGGGACGACGGCGGTGGCGGTGGTGGCGGCTCCGACGACTGGACCTGA
- a CDS encoding tripartite tricarboxylate transporter substrate binding protein translates to MVDIPMSGRRSPFARVLAASILAACCALAAAPAAAKYPENPVRLIVPFAPGGAVDGVGRLTAENLSRQLGQQVVVENRPGAGGVIGIGTVARADPDGYTVLMGNIALTSAPALYKKLTFDPDKDFKGVIVVGSAPYVLAVAPDFPAQSVKELIELAKTHPGKYDFSSAGTGSAIHLAGEMFKSMAHIDIVHVPFKGAGPAAAALLGGQVQMMFGSLGEMMPLIESGKVRALGVTSARRDSYVPGIPTIQEAGVPGFEVIGWYGLFVPAKTPAGVIATLHDAAIKALKTPEMQQQLKNYKLHAVGGSPADADKQLKAETAEWARVVKDAHIQAN, encoded by the coding sequence ATGGTCGACATTCCCATGTCGGGCCGGCGCTCGCCGTTCGCCCGTGTCCTGGCCGCTTCCATACTCGCTGCATGCTGCGCGCTGGCAGCCGCACCAGCGGCGGCAAAATATCCCGAGAACCCTGTGCGACTGATCGTCCCCTTCGCTCCGGGCGGGGCCGTGGACGGCGTGGGGCGCCTTACCGCCGAAAACCTATCCAGGCAGCTCGGCCAGCAAGTCGTCGTGGAAAACCGCCCCGGCGCGGGCGGGGTGATCGGCATCGGCACGGTGGCGCGCGCCGATCCGGACGGCTACACGGTGCTGATGGGCAATATCGCCCTGACCTCCGCGCCCGCCCTGTACAAGAAACTGACCTTCGATCCCGACAAGGATTTCAAGGGTGTCATCGTGGTGGGCAGCGCGCCCTACGTGCTGGCGGTCGCGCCCGACTTTCCCGCGCAGTCCGTCAAGGAATTGATCGAACTGGCCAAGACCCATCCCGGCAAGTACGACTTCTCGTCGGCGGGGACCGGTTCCGCCATACACCTGGCGGGGGAGATGTTCAAAAGCATGGCGCACATCGACATCGTCCACGTGCCGTTCAAGGGCGCCGGTCCGGCCGCCGCCGCGCTGCTCGGCGGCCAGGTGCAGATGATGTTCGGCTCGCTGGGTGAGATGATGCCCCTGATCGAGTCCGGCAAGGTGCGCGCGCTCGGCGTGACGTCGGCAAGGCGCGACTCCTATGTGCCCGGCATTCCCACCATACAGGAGGCAGGCGTGCCGGGATTCGAGGTCATCGGCTGGTATGGCTTGTTCGTGCCTGCCAAGACACCGGCCGGCGTCATCGCGACCTTGCACGATGCCGCCATCAAAGCCCTGAAGACGCCGGAAATGCAGCAACAGTTGAAGAACTACAAGCTGCACGCGGTAGGCGGCAGTCCCGCGGATGCGGACAAGCAATTGAAAGCGGAAACCGCCGAATGGGCGCGCGTCGTCAAGGACGCGCACATCCAGGCCAATTGA
- a CDS encoding MmgE/PrpD family protein: protein MNTDKQLPEDEQVTRLLARHIANARFSDLPPAAVAAARRGVLDWLGCALAGSRHATLDILASVMQELNGQPQATVLGRDSKAGLLEAALINGQMGHVLDYDDTHMGGVVLHASSPVLAALLALSETTKASGADLIVAYACGFEAGVRIGQASPEHHRGGWHLTGTLGTFAASAAAARLLGLDEQRTVHALGIGGTQAGGMQQNRGTMCKSFHAGKAASNGLLAAKLAQKGFDSSMQIVEGNRGFCRIYSSVAAPQALVDGLGTRWEITRNGHKPYACGVVLHPAIDALIQLRKTYAIEPAKVSSISLRVHPLVLAITAVVEPRTGLKSKFSISHCAAVALHDGAAGTAQYTDARALDPAITALRLKTSAVADETLRNDEAHATVVADGKTYEIHVDHATGTVGNPMDDDAIRQKFLANAVPVIGKDRADKVCEWVASLEKQSDVSQLPVLCA, encoded by the coding sequence ATGAACACCGACAAGCAACTTCCCGAAGATGAACAGGTCACGCGCCTGCTGGCGCGGCACATCGCCAATGCGCGATTCTCCGACCTGCCGCCGGCCGCCGTGGCGGCCGCCCGGCGCGGTGTGCTGGACTGGCTCGGCTGCGCCCTGGCGGGCAGCCGCCATGCCACGCTGGATATCCTTGCCTCCGTGATGCAGGAACTGAACGGCCAGCCCCAGGCGACGGTGCTTGGCCGCGACAGCAAGGCCGGCCTGTTGGAAGCCGCGCTGATCAACGGCCAGATGGGCCACGTGCTGGACTACGACGACACGCACATGGGCGGCGTCGTGCTGCATGCCAGCTCACCGGTGCTGGCGGCATTGCTGGCCCTGTCGGAAACGACGAAGGCCAGCGGCGCCGACCTGATCGTGGCCTATGCCTGCGGGTTCGAAGCGGGCGTGCGTATCGGCCAGGCCAGTCCGGAACATCACCGCGGCGGTTGGCACTTGACGGGCACGCTGGGCACTTTCGCGGCCAGCGCGGCCGCGGCGCGGCTTCTGGGACTGGACGAACAACGGACGGTGCACGCATTGGGCATCGGCGGCACCCAGGCCGGCGGCATGCAGCAGAACCGCGGCACGATGTGCAAATCCTTTCATGCCGGCAAGGCCGCGTCCAACGGCCTGCTGGCGGCCAAGCTGGCGCAGAAAGGCTTCGACAGCTCGATGCAGATCGTCGAAGGCAATCGCGGCTTCTGCCGCATCTACAGCAGCGTTGCCGCGCCGCAGGCCCTGGTCGACGGATTGGGCACGCGCTGGGAAATCACCCGCAATGGCCACAAGCCCTATGCCTGCGGCGTGGTGCTGCATCCGGCCATCGACGCCCTGATCCAGCTGCGCAAGACCTACGCGATCGAGCCGGCCAAGGTCAGCAGCATTTCGCTGCGCGTGCATCCGCTGGTGCTCGCGATCACGGCGGTGGTGGAACCACGCACGGGCCTGAAGTCGAAGTTCAGCATCTCGCATTGCGCGGCGGTCGCCTTGCATGACGGCGCGGCCGGAACCGCGCAATACACCGATGCCAGGGCGCTGGACCCGGCCATCACCGCGCTGCGCTTGAAGACCAGCGCGGTCGCCGACGAAACCCTGCGCAACGACGAGGCGCATGCCACGGTCGTGGCCGATGGCAAGACCTACGAGATCCACGTCGACCATGCGACCGGCACGGTAGGCAACCCGATGGACGACGACGCCATTCGCCAGAAATTCCTGGCCAATGCCGTGCCGGTCATCGGCAAGGACCGCGCCGATAAGGTCTGCGAGTGGGTCGCGTCCCTGGAAAAACAATCCGACGTCAGCCAATTGCCGGTGCTGTGCGCCTGA
- a CDS encoding MmgE/PrpD family protein, whose product MMTPEMAARPSPMPALAAHIAGALRQALPEAVLEKAKFQFLDTLAAMISGARLPPGEKAIAYARTQGESSQACVIGSSLLTTAVNAALANGMLAHADETDDSHAASLTHPGCGIVPAALAVAEMHRRGGLDLLKAIVLGYDVGCRLTMCLHPYQFRAAGHSSHTFGPNFGAAAAAGVLAGVDDETRARYLMSYAAQQASGVSCWMRDKDHIEKAFDFGGMPARNGVTSALMVANGFTGVDDVFSGERCFFDAYGDKADRDVLAQGLGTRFEILETSIKRWTVGSPIQAPLDALYALLAEQEVPADAVTAVTVRIPHESLTIVNNRDMPEICMQHLIATMLLDGKLTFVSAHDRARMADPAVLALRKRISLFGDDELSKAMPTRQGTVEITLRDGRRLSRHTPAVRGTPANPMTRKEVHEKCHDLIAPVTGAQRAQALCERVWALESMTDARELRPLLSA is encoded by the coding sequence ATGATGACGCCCGAAATGGCCGCGCGGCCATCGCCCATGCCCGCGCTGGCCGCGCATATCGCCGGTGCGCTGCGGCAGGCGCTGCCCGAAGCAGTCCTTGAGAAAGCCAAGTTCCAGTTCCTGGATACCTTGGCCGCGATGATCTCTGGGGCACGCCTGCCGCCCGGCGAAAAAGCCATCGCGTATGCGCGCACGCAAGGGGAGAGTTCGCAGGCCTGCGTGATCGGTTCATCGTTGCTGACCACGGCCGTCAACGCGGCGCTGGCCAATGGCATGCTGGCGCATGCGGACGAGACCGACGATTCCCACGCGGCGTCGCTCACGCACCCCGGCTGTGGCATTGTTCCCGCCGCCCTCGCGGTTGCAGAGATGCATCGGCGCGGCGGCCTGGACCTGCTCAAGGCCATCGTGCTGGGCTATGACGTGGGCTGCCGCCTCACGATGTGCCTGCATCCCTATCAATTCCGCGCCGCCGGGCATTCGTCACATACCTTCGGGCCCAACTTCGGCGCCGCCGCGGCGGCCGGCGTGCTGGCGGGCGTGGATGATGAAACGCGCGCCCGCTACCTGATGTCGTATGCCGCGCAGCAGGCCTCCGGCGTGTCGTGCTGGATGCGCGACAAGGACCATATCGAAAAAGCGTTCGACTTCGGCGGCATGCCGGCGCGCAACGGCGTGACGTCCGCGCTGATGGTGGCTAATGGTTTTACCGGCGTGGACGACGTGTTTTCCGGCGAGCGCTGCTTCTTCGATGCCTACGGCGACAAGGCCGACCGCGACGTGCTGGCGCAGGGCCTGGGCACCCGCTTCGAAATCCTGGAGACCAGCATCAAGCGCTGGACGGTGGGCTCGCCGATCCAGGCGCCGCTGGACGCCTTGTATGCGTTGTTGGCGGAACAGGAGGTTCCCGCCGACGCGGTGACGGCCGTCACGGTACGCATTCCCCACGAATCACTGACCATCGTCAACAACCGCGACATGCCGGAAATCTGCATGCAGCATCTGATCGCCACCATGCTGCTGGACGGCAAGCTCACCTTCGTGTCCGCGCACGATCGTGCTCGCATGGCCGACCCCGCTGTGCTTGCGTTGCGCAAGCGCATCAGCCTGTTCGGCGACGACGAATTGTCCAAGGCGATGCCGACCCGCCAGGGCACGGTGGAAATCACGCTGCGCGACGGGCGCCGGCTGTCCCGCCACACCCCGGCGGTGCGCGGCACGCCCGCCAATCCCATGACCCGCAAGGAAGTCCACGAAAAGTGCCACGACCTGATCGCGCCGGTCACCGGCGCCCAGCGCGCCCAGGCGCTGTGCGAGCGCGTGTGGGCGCTGGAGAGCATGACCGATGCGCGCGAATTGCGACCGTTGCTGAGCGCCTGA
- a CDS encoding Bug family tripartite tricarboxylate transporter substrate binding protein, which translates to MLKQLRRAVMAAVIACALPASTALAADAWPAQTVSIVVPFPPGGTTDVVARVLAEKLGPILKQSVIVENRQGAGGNVGAAYVARAKPDGYTLLVSSAGPLSINQQLYASPGYDPIKDFAPISMLASVPIMLVSNMNVPFKTVPELIAYAKAHPGSVAYGSQGSGTTSHLTMELLKLDAGIDLQHIPYRGSAPATTDLIGGQIQVMFDNSPTAYPQVKAGTMRALGVASSHRLPSMQDIPAIAETVPGFESDAWFGLVAPAHTPPDVVNKLNAAVRQVLADPAVIAKFKATGVDMVGDTPQEFQRFILSEQDKWGKIIRATNLKLG; encoded by the coding sequence ATGTTGAAGCAGTTGCGACGCGCAGTGATGGCCGCTGTGATCGCGTGCGCCCTGCCCGCGTCAACCGCCCTGGCGGCTGACGCCTGGCCCGCGCAAACCGTCAGCATCGTCGTGCCCTTTCCGCCTGGCGGCACGACCGACGTGGTGGCGCGTGTGCTGGCCGAAAAGCTCGGCCCGATCCTGAAGCAGTCGGTGATCGTGGAAAACCGCCAGGGCGCGGGCGGCAATGTCGGCGCGGCCTATGTCGCGCGCGCCAAGCCGGACGGCTATACGCTGCTGGTGTCCAGCGCCGGGCCCCTGAGCATCAACCAGCAGCTGTATGCCAGTCCCGGCTACGATCCCATCAAGGACTTCGCGCCCATATCGATGCTGGCCTCGGTGCCCATCATGCTGGTCTCGAACATGAACGTGCCGTTCAAGACCGTGCCGGAACTGATCGCCTACGCCAAGGCGCATCCCGGCAGCGTCGCCTATGGTTCGCAGGGCAGCGGCACCACCAGCCACTTGACCATGGAATTGCTGAAGCTGGACGCGGGCATAGACCTGCAGCATATCCCCTACCGCGGCAGCGCCCCCGCCACCACCGACCTGATCGGCGGCCAGATCCAGGTGATGTTCGACAATTCGCCGACGGCTTATCCGCAGGTCAAGGCGGGCACCATGCGTGCGCTGGGCGTGGCATCCAGCCATCGCCTGCCCAGCATGCAGGACATCCCGGCCATCGCCGAGACCGTGCCGGGGTTCGAATCGGACGCATGGTTCGGCCTGGTCGCGCCGGCGCATACGCCGCCGGACGTCGTGAACAAGCTGAACGCCGCGGTGCGGCAGGTGCTTGCCGATCCGGCGGTCATCGCGAAATTCAAGGCCACCGGCGTCGATATGGTCGGCGATACGCCGCAGGAATTCCAGCGCTTCATCCTGTCGGAACAGGACAAGTGGGGCAAGATCATCAGGGCGACGAACCTGAAGCTGGGATAG
- a CDS encoding amidohydrolase family protein — protein sequence MHACPGPDRNTRTPRFRMPAHACDCHAHIFGPAERFPYSPQRSYTPEDCTVEDYEKLLATLGIDRAVIVHGGAHGTDNAATLDALRRMGPRARGVAVIPPGRPLAEREAMHKLGMRGYRMSTVVGGGVGFDAFDTLAAEAREMGWHLVLHFKKSSELVDLAPRLRAQRVDVVLDHLARIRGDEGVDGPAFRALSGLMDTGRVWIKLASLYRLSNEPYPHADMLPMIHEAARRWPDRLIWGSNWPHPICDVPMPNDGDLVDLIPLWIADPAVQHKMLVDNPAALYGF from the coding sequence ATGCACGCCTGCCCCGGCCCCGACCGCAATACCCGCACGCCGCGCTTCCGCATGCCGGCCCATGCCTGCGATTGCCATGCCCACATCTTCGGGCCGGCCGAGCGCTTCCCCTATTCGCCGCAGCGCAGCTACACACCGGAAGACTGCACGGTGGAAGACTATGAAAAGCTGCTCGCGACATTGGGGATCGATCGCGCCGTGATCGTGCACGGCGGCGCGCACGGCACCGACAATGCGGCCACGCTGGATGCATTGCGGCGCATGGGGCCGCGGGCCCGCGGTGTCGCCGTCATACCGCCTGGCCGTCCCTTGGCCGAACGGGAGGCGATGCACAAGCTGGGCATGCGCGGCTATCGCATGTCGACCGTGGTGGGCGGCGGCGTGGGCTTCGATGCCTTCGATACGCTGGCCGCGGAAGCGCGCGAAATGGGCTGGCACCTGGTATTGCATTTCAAGAAATCGAGCGAGCTGGTGGATCTGGCGCCGCGCTTGCGCGCGCAGCGGGTGGACGTGGTGCTGGACCACCTGGCCCGCATCCGCGGCGACGAGGGCGTCGACGGGCCGGCCTTCCGCGCCCTGTCGGGACTGATGGATACCGGTCGCGTATGGATCAAGCTGGCCAGCCTGTACCGCCTGTCCAATGAACCCTATCCGCACGCGGACATGCTGCCGATGATCCATGAAGCCGCGCGGCGCTGGCCGGACCGCTTGATCTGGGGCAGCAACTGGCCACATCCCATCTGCGACGTGCCGATGCCCAATGACGGGGATCTGGTGGACCTGATTCCGCTTTGGATCGCGGACCCGGCGGTGCAGCACAAGATGCTGGTCGACAACCCCGCGGCGCTTTACGGATTCTGA
- a CDS encoding carboxymuconolactone decarboxylase family protein yields the protein MSAARIDKDIASKAMGKPHESMAHLGDSYRALLGYLPPRVESRLLVTGALDPKLVRLQEEVRAHAMNPPCFDTKTTQLMIFGMLIVELSDASVIHGIAARRAGATWEEMQAVVSMAYIFRGVSAANRGAEILARIAEREAQAAAE from the coding sequence ATGTCCGCAGCCCGCATAGACAAAGACATCGCCAGCAAAGCCATGGGAAAGCCGCACGAAAGCATGGCGCACTTGGGCGACTCGTATCGCGCCCTGTTGGGCTACCTGCCGCCGCGCGTGGAATCTCGCCTGCTGGTCACGGGTGCCCTGGATCCCAAGCTGGTCCGCCTGCAGGAAGAAGTGCGCGCCCATGCCATGAATCCGCCCTGCTTCGATACCAAGACCACGCAGCTGATGATCTTCGGCATGCTGATCGTGGAATTGAGCGATGCGTCCGTCATCCATGGTATCGCGGCGCGGCGCGCCGGCGCCACCTGGGAGGAAATGCAGGCGGTGGTCAGCATGGCCTACATTTTCCGCGGGGTCTCCGCCGCGAATCGCGGCGCGGAAATACTGGCGCGCATCGCGGAGCGCGAAGCGCAGGCAGCGGCGGAATAA
- a CDS encoding GntR family transcriptional regulator, protein MNTFLETLAADNAAETGSSLTASVAIQVRAAILQGSYAPGTKLRLDDLRREYGVSLSPLREALTRLAAEGLVQITDQRGYRVAPVSAENLVEVTKLRTQLEIMALTESLARGDDRWEDSLVAAYHRLSRLEREGTRGEAWEKAHRAFHLTLFAACGMPLLLRFCGTLHDLSDRYRRLFLVRHAPDANVPREHQAIFEAAMARDAQRAADILSRHLERTGRNVMAILNEAAAADTEAAAD, encoded by the coding sequence ATGAACACCTTCCTGGAAACGTTGGCGGCCGACAATGCCGCCGAAACCGGATCTTCCTTGACGGCCTCCGTCGCCATCCAGGTGCGGGCGGCCATCCTTCAGGGAAGCTATGCGCCGGGCACCAAGCTGCGCCTGGACGACCTGCGCCGCGAATACGGCGTCAGCCTCAGTCCGCTGCGCGAGGCCTTGACCCGCCTGGCGGCCGAAGGCCTGGTGCAGATTACCGACCAGCGCGGCTATCGCGTTGCGCCGGTCTCGGCGGAGAACCTGGTGGAAGTGACCAAGCTGCGCACGCAGCTGGAAATCATGGCACTGACCGAATCGCTGGCGCGTGGCGACGACCGCTGGGAAGACAGCCTGGTCGCGGCCTATCACCGCCTAAGCCGCCTGGAACGCGAGGGCACGCGCGGCGAGGCATGGGAAAAAGCACATCGCGCCTTTCACCTGACACTGTTCGCCGCTTGCGGCATGCCTTTGCTGCTGCGCTTCTGCGGCACCCTGCATGACTTGAGCGACCGATACCGGCGCCTGTTCCTGGTACGGCATGCGCCGGACGCCAACGTGCCGCGCGAACACCAGGCGATTTTCGAGGCCGCGATGGCGCGCGACGCCCAGCGCGCGGCCGACATCCTGAGCAGGCACCTGGAGCGCACCGGCCGCAATGTGATGGCGATACTTAACGAGGCGGCAGCCGCGGACACCGAAGCCGCGGCGGATTGA
- a CDS encoding Bug family tripartite tricarboxylate transporter substrate binding protein codes for MLRTALFGGRHGARLLALAATMLMVLGMRPAAADDWTPTRPIRLLVPYGPGGSSDVIARAVAMEMSRDLGQQVVVENKGGGQGSIATMEAARAKPDGYTLILGHVGTLAVNPAMMPNLPYNPTKDFAPIILLAKLPMVFALNARVPANDLPSFVALAKAKPGTLNYGSAGNGSAGHLAFEMLKTATGIDVVHVPYKGTGAQLQDLLAGNIDAASAGLPGLLPQAQSGRVKLIAVGSAHRLDAIPKVPTVAESGYPGFESSQWFGLLAPAGTPAPVIARLNKAGHAALAAESVRQRLAQDSSEISGAGPAAFQAFIVAEEKRWGEVVRRANLHAE; via the coding sequence ATGTTGCGTACCGCCCTTTTCGGCGGCAGGCATGGCGCCCGCCTGCTCGCTCTCGCCGCCACGATGCTGATGGTGCTTGGCATGCGTCCCGCAGCGGCCGACGACTGGACACCTACCCGGCCCATTCGCCTGCTGGTGCCCTATGGACCGGGCGGCAGTTCGGATGTGATCGCCCGGGCGGTGGCCATGGAAATGTCGCGCGACCTGGGCCAGCAAGTCGTGGTGGAGAACAAGGGTGGTGGCCAGGGCAGCATCGCGACGATGGAAGCGGCGCGTGCGAAGCCCGACGGCTATACCCTGATCCTGGGCCACGTCGGCACGCTGGCCGTGAATCCCGCGATGATGCCCAACCTGCCCTACAACCCGACGAAGGACTTCGCGCCCATCATCCTGCTGGCCAAGCTGCCCATGGTCTTCGCGCTGAATGCACGGGTGCCGGCCAACGACTTGCCCTCCTTCGTGGCCTTGGCCAAGGCAAAGCCCGGCACGCTGAACTACGGCTCTGCCGGCAACGGCAGCGCGGGACACCTGGCCTTCGAAATGCTCAAGACCGCCACCGGCATCGACGTGGTCCACGTGCCCTACAAAGGCACGGGGGCGCAGTTGCAGGACCTGCTGGCCGGCAATATCGATGCGGCCTCGGCGGGATTGCCGGGATTGCTGCCGCAGGCGCAGAGCGGCCGGGTGAAGCTGATCGCCGTGGGTTCCGCACATCGGCTGGACGCGATTCCAAAGGTGCCGACGGTCGCGGAATCGGGCTACCCCGGCTTCGAGAGTTCGCAATGGTTCGGGCTGCTGGCGCCCGCCGGCACGCCGGCGCCGGTGATCGCGCGGCTGAATAAGGCCGGACATGCCGCGCTGGCGGCCGAGTCGGTGCGCCAGCGGCTGGCGCAGGATTCCAGCGAGATTTCCGGCGCCGGCCCGGCAGCCTTCCAGGCCTTCATCGTGGCGGAAGAAAAGCGCTGGGGCGAAGTGGTGCGCCGGGCCAATCTGCACGCCGAATAA